AGTGCACGGTCAGCTCGTCGAAGACGATCGTCGCGGTCGTCCAGGTCGGCGCTTCCGTGGGAACACCGGGGTCGACGGGCTCGACGGGCTTCTCGGGCTCGACCGGCTTCGTCGGTTCGACGGGGGCCGTGGGCGGGGTCGTGACGGGTGGCGGTGTGACGGCCGGTGCGGACGACGGATCCTGTCCTGGCTCCGCCTGATCGTCGGTCGGGGGCGCGGGCGCCTCCTCCGGCACGATGACGGGCGTTTCGATGATGACGGGCTCGTCGAGGCTCATCTTCTCGTCGGGACCGACGTCCGCCGAGATCGAGGACGGGTCTTCGTCCCCGGCGTTCGGGAGCGAGGTCGCGGGATCGGCTCCGGCGAGTCCGGGGATGATCGTGGAGGCGGCGACGACGCCAGCGACGACCAGTGCGGCCGAGCCCACGCCGACGAGTGCACCGATCCCGGTGAACACCCCGCCCGCCGCGCCGGCACCGGCGCCGGCGGAAGAGCCCGCCGTGCCGCCTGCCGAGCCGCCGGCGCCGGAACCTGAACCGCCCGAAGCGGCGAGGCCCGTCGCGGCGTGCGTGACACCGGGGTCCCCGGCGAAGACGGCACCCGGAATGCTCGACGGCATGGCCGCCAGAGCGACGATGGGCGTGCCCGCACCCTGCAGCGTGGCGAGGTAGCCTGCGGCACCGGTGACGCCGAGCACGAGAGGCAGCAGCACCAGGGCGAGACGCTTGGAGACGTCTTTCGCCTCGGCGGCGACGATCATGCATCGGGCGCACTCGTCGAGGTGGAGCTCGAGTCGCTTGTGATCGCGGGTGCTGAGGTTGCCGCGAGAATAGGCGCCGAGGTGCTCGATGGTCCACTGGCATTCGGAGCCGTCTTCGGCGCTGCGCAGATGCGCCTGGATCCAGGCTTCACGAAGGCCTTCACGCGCACGGAACGCCAACTGCGACACGGCGCCGGCCTTCATCCCGAGGAGGGGCCCGACCTCCTGCGGCTTCATCTGCTCGATCTCGGTGTACCAGAGCACCTCCTGCCAGCGGCTGGGGAGACTGCGGAAGGCCTGCGCGGTGAGGCTGCGATCGAGCGCCTCGCTCGCCGCCTGGTCGGTGGTGTCGGGGTCGGCGACGGTGTCGAGTTCGTCGATCGCGGTCTCGCGACGAGCACGTCCCCACCCTGCCGCCGTGTTGCGGATGCTCGTGAAGAGGTAGGCGCGGAAGGAGCCGTTGGGGCCGCCGCCCTTGATGATCGCCTGATAGATGCGCGTGTAGGACTCCTGCACGAGGTCATCGGGATCGATGGAGGAGGTGACCGAGCGCGCCACGGAGAGCCCCGACGGGTAATGCCGTCTCCAGAGTTCACCGAACGCCTCCGTGTCTCCCGAACGGGTGCGGAGGATCAGGTCGGCGTCGCCGATCGTTTCGTCGTGAGTCGTGTTCTCTTCGTGCACAATCATCCATCTGTCGCCGGGCGCGGGTGCGCCTCTACGGGAAGAGACGCATGAGAGCGCCTCTCATCACGCGACTTCTCCATTCTCTCGCGAATCTCCCAGGGAAGCCACCCTCTCCGCGAACTCCAAGCCGATGCCCGGGTTCGCGCGAGGGGGCCTCCGGCGGCGTCTGCAGACGGTATCCGAAACTCCTTCGAAGATTTTCGAGAAGTCGCGTAATGAATCGGGAGGGGCGTCGTCTCATCCCATAGAGACAGCCGTGAGGATCCCACCGGGGGGCGGGATCCAGGCACTGGTGCGGGGGGTATTCGCGCCGGTCGGGCGGGTCGGGAGCCTCGGGGGAGGAGAGCCCGGCCGCCCGTCTCACGAGGGGGAATGAGGCCGCCGATCTGGGGAACGGCGGCCTCCCACACGTTTCGATCCGAGGATCGGGATGACTTCTCGAAAGATTTTCGAGAAGTCGCGTAATGAATCGGGATGAGCATCGTCTCATCCCATAGAGACAGCCGTGAGGATCCCACCGGGGGGCGGGATCCAGGCACTGGTGCGGGGGGTATTCGCGCCGGTCGGGCGGGTCGGGAGCCTCGGGGGAGGAGAGCCCGGCCGCCCGTCTCACGAGGGGGAACGAGGCCGCCGATCTGGGGAACGGCGGCCTCCCGCCCCATCACACACGTATGACCGGAGAGCGCAGAGCTGCGCGTCGCGCGCGGCGCCGTCTCAGACGAGCAGCCGTGGTCCTGACCACACGCGCGCGACGCGCAGATCCGCATCCAGAAGCACGGCATCGCCGAGCATTCCGGTGGTCAGGCTGCCGAGGGATGCATCGCGTCCGATCGCACGCGCCGGTGTCTGCGTGAGTGCGCGAACGGCTTCGGGAAGCGCCACTCCCGCCTGCACGGCGCGCTGCAGGGCCACGTCCTGCGTGAGCGTGGAGCCGGCGATCGACCCGGTGTCATCGGCCCTCGCTACGCCGTTCTCGACCGTGACGCTCACGGCCCCGAGGTCGTAGTGGCCGTCGGCGCTGCCCGCAGCCGCCATCGCATCGGTGATCAGTGCCACGCGTGCGGGTGCGGAGTCGAACACGAGCTTGACGACGTGCGGATCGAGGTGCACGTTGTCGGCGATGGCCTCGAGCACCACCCGGTGATCGGCTGCCGCTGCCAGCACCGGTCCAGGAGCACGGTGATGGATGCCCGGCATCGCGTTGAACGCGTGGGTGAGGATGGAGGCCCCCGCCTCGAAGGCGGCGACGGCCATCGTGGCGTCCGCATCCGTGTGGCCGACGGCAGCGGCCGAGCCCGCGGCCACGATCTGCCTGATCGCGTCGAGCCCGCCGGGCAGCTCCGGCGCGATCGTGATCTGGCGGACGGTGCCGCGTCCGGCATCGAGCAGGAGGGCGACATCCGCCGCCGTCGGGTGACGCAGCAGCGACGGTTCGTGCGCGCCGTGGTGCCCGGGGTCGAGGAACGGGCCCTCGAGGTGCGAACCCAGGATGTCCGCATCCGTCTCGGTGAGATCGGCGATGAGCGCGACACTGCGGGCGAGCGACTCAAGGGGCGCCGTGACGAGCGAGATGACAGCGCGGGTGGTGCCGTGCGCACGATGCATCTCGCGCCCGGTGCGGATCGCCTCCACGCCGTCGTCGAATGCGGCGCCGGCGCCGCCGTGGCCGTGGATGTCGACGAATCCGGGAGTGAGCAGGGCGCCGGGACCGGCGAGGGCCACCGCATCGACGACCTCATCCGCCGCGGTCCACTCCGATCCCGTCCCGCGGCCGGTGACGACGCCGTCCTGGATGCGGACCCAGCCGTCCTCGACGATGTCGCCGCCGTCGACGATCCGTGCGGAGTGGATGACCAGCGAACCGGTCGCGGAGGAGTGGGTGATCAACGTGCGCTCCAGGGGATCTCGTCTGCGGGATGGAAGTCGATCCCCTCAGCTTTCCACAGCGGAGCGAGGGCGCCGACGCGCACGCGGAAGGACTCCCATACGCGTTCGGGCGCTTCTCTCGGCGACCAGGCGACCTCGGCCTGAGCCGCCGCACGGGGGAACACCAGCTGTTCGACCTCGCCGAGCGTGCGGGTGGTCTCGGACCAGAGCGGGGCCTCGACGCCGAGGATCGCGGCGTCCGGCACGTCGAGGACGGCTGTCGGCTCCCACTCGTAGGCGGAGCGGACGTCGATGATCCCCGCCCAGGTGAGGCCGAGGGGGAAGTCCTCCGTGTACTTCATGTCGAGGTAGGTGACGTCAGCCGCCGACATGATGAGGGCGCCTCCGCGCTCGACGAAGTGCGCGGCCTCCTCGGCATGCGTGCCCTCGGGGGTGGTCTTGCCCCAGTACTGTCCGACGGTTCCCTCGGCGATGTTCGTCGCGGATCCCATCTCATGCCAGGCCATCGGGATCTTGCCCGCTTCCACGACGATCGCGGTCGCGCGCTCGGCGAAGAGGTCGAAGTCGGCCTGGGGCGTGCCGAGGGATTCGTCGCCGCCGATGTGGATGTACGCACCCGGGGTCATCTCGGCCAGCTCTTGGACGACATCGCGCACGAAGTCGTAGGTGCGCTCCTCGTGGATGCGGACGCTGGAGTGGCCGACGCCCCAGCCCAGGTACGTCTCGCCGGCGACGGGCAGCGGCTGGCCGAGCCGCGCGGAATCCGCGATGAGGTTGTCGTTCAGCACCGGCGCCTCGACGAGCTCGGGGTAGGCCACACCGATCGCGTGGGTGTGACCAGGCAGGTCGATCTCGGGGATCACGATCATGTGACGCGAAGCGGCGTACGCCACGATCTCCCGGTAGTCGGCCTTGGTGTAGAAACCGCCGGGGTCGCCGCCCACCGATGTCGCGGAGGCCCGTTCCGTCAGCAGCGGCCAGGCGTCGATGTGCACGCGCCACCCCTGGTCGTCGCTCAGGTGCAGGTGCAGGTGGTTGAACTTGAGGGAGCTCGTGCTGTCGATGAACTTCTTCACGTCGCCGACGCCGAAGAAGTGCCGGGCCACGTCGAGCATGACGCCCCGTCGCGGGAAGCGCGGCGAGTCCGCGACATCGGCGCCGAGCAGGGCCCAGCCGGAGTCGTCCTGTCGCAGCAGCTGCAGCAGCGTCTGCACGCCGTAGAAGAGCCCTGGCTCGTCGGCGCCGACGATGATCGCACGCTCGCCGATCTCGAGCGTGTACCCCTCCGGCGCCGAGGAGCCGTGGTCGATCAGCAGCTCGATCTCGCCGGAGCTCCCGTCGGAGGTGGAGAGGCGGATGCCGGTGCGGCGCTCGACCGCGTCGATCAGCTGGGCGGCAGCGGGGGAGGAGCCGTGCACACGCGTCGTCGCGGTGATCGGCATCCGTCCTTCTCGCGTGGTGGCGGACACAGGCGCTGGCACGAGCGGAAGAGGATGAGGAAGGACCATGAACAAAACCTACCCGTCGGCATCGCTCAGGGGAATGGCGGAAGTCGAATCGATTCTGCGACGATCGTGGACACGCCGGCGTGCGGGGTCGTCGCATCGGCTATGCTCGTAGACGTCGCGACTGGCGTCTGGGTGGACTACCACCGGGGAGCGACTGACCACGGAATTCGACCGCGCGCCTGGGCCGATAGGAACACCCCTTTCGAATCCGTTGTCAAAGGAGCACGTCATGACCGACCGTTACTTCAACGCCCCGCTTTCCGAAGTCGACCCCGAGATCGCCGAGGTCCTGGATCGCGAGTTGACGCGCCAGCAGACCTTCCTCGAGATGATCGCCTCGGAGAACTTCGTGCCCGTCTCGATCCTGCAGTCGCAGGGCTCGGTGCTCACGAACAAGTACGCCGAGGGCTACCCCGGACGCCGGTACTACGGCGGCTGCGAAGAGGTTGACGTCGCGGAGTCCCTCGCGATCGAGCGGGCGAAGAGTCTCTTCGGCGCCGAGTTCGCGAACGTGCAGCCGCACTCCGGTGCGTCGGCGAACGCGGCGGTCCTGCATGCGATCGCGCGCCCCGGCGACACCCTGCTCGGCCTGTCGCTGGACCAGGGCGGCCACCTGACGCACGGCATGAAGATCAACTTCTCCGGTCGCCTGTACGACATCGTCGCCTACGGCGTCGACCCCGAGACCTCGACGATCGATATGGCCGAGGTGCGCCGTCTCGCGATCGAGCACAAGCCGAAGGTCATCATCGCCGGATGGTCGGCTTACCCCCGCACGATGGACTTCGCGGCCTTCCGCGCGATCGCCGACGAGGTCGGTGCGCTGCTCTGGGTCGACATGGCGCACTTCGCCGGTCTGGTCGCCGCTGGTCTGCACCCGAACCCGGTGCCGCATGCCCACGTCGTCTCCTCGACCGTGCACAAGACGATCGGTGGTCCGCGCTCGGGCTTCATCCTCACCAACGACGCAGATCTCGCCAAGAAGATCAACACCGCGGTGTTCCCCGGTCAGCAGGGCGGCCCGCTCATGCACGTGATCGCCGCGAAGGCGACGGCGTTCAAGCTCGCAGCCACCCCCGAGTTCAAGGAGCGCCAGGAGCGCGTGCTGCGTGGCGCGAAGCTCATCGCGGAGCGCCTGTCGCAGCAGGATGTGAAGGACGCCGGCATCGCGGTGCGCTCCGGCGGCACCGACGTGCACCTGGTGCTGGTCGACCTGCGCGACGCCGAGATCGACGGCAAGCAGGCCGAAGACCTGCTGCACGACATCCACATCACGGTGAACCGCAACGCCGTCCCGAACGACCCGCGCCCGCCGATGGTCACCTCCGGTCTGCGCATCGGCACCCCGGCGCTCGCGACCCGCGGCTTCGGCGACACCGAGTTCACCGAGGTCGCCGACATCATCGCGCTCGCGCTGCTTCCCGGCGCTGACGTCGAGTCGCTGCGCGCTCGCGTCGACGCCCTCGCCGCCGCGTTCCCGCTCTACCCCGACCTGCAGCAGTGACCGCGAAGATCCTCGACGGGAAGGCGGCGTCCGCCGCGATCCGTGCCGAGCTGACCGAACGCGTGGCCGCACTCAAGGCGCGAGGGATCACGCCGGGCATCGCGACCGTGCTCGTGGGCGCCGACCCGGCCTCGCAGCTCTACGTGGGCATGAAGCACCGGCAGTCCGAGGCGATCGGGATGAACTCGATCCAACGCGAGCTGCCCGCCGACGCCACGCAGGCCGACGTCGAAGCTCTGATCGACGAACTCAACGCCGACCCCGCGTGCCACG
This DNA window, taken from Microbacterium maritypicum, encodes the following:
- a CDS encoding sigma-70 family RNA polymerase sigma factor codes for the protein MHEENTTHDETIGDADLILRTRSGDTEAFGELWRRHYPSGLSVARSVTSSIDPDDLVQESYTRIYQAIIKGGGPNGSFRAYLFTSIRNTAAGWGRARRETAIDELDTVADPDTTDQAASEALDRSLTAQAFRSLPSRWQEVLWYTEIEQMKPQEVGPLLGMKAGAVSQLAFRAREGLREAWIQAHLRSAEDGSECQWTIEHLGAYSRGNLSTRDHKRLELHLDECARCMIVAAEAKDVSKRLALVLLPLVLGVTGAAGYLATLQGAGTPIVALAAMPSSIPGAVFAGDPGVTHAATGLAASGGSGSGAGGSAGGTAGSSAGAGAGAAGGVFTGIGALVGVGSAALVVAGVVAASTIIPGLAGADPATSLPNAGDEDPSSISADVGPDEKMSLDEPVIIETPVIVPEEAPAPPTDDQAEPGQDPSSAPAVTPPPVTTPPTAPVEPTKPVEPEKPVEPVDPGVPTEAPTWTTATIVFDELTVHYRVPITGAPGATVEALLDGSLGGGDTIVLDDSGAGAIDLRPGLFQYYFAASTKVTFRYVLDTGDAPFADTTLLALQPNRPGIEIPIEEGPVEEDPTESDQTPVDENPVSSAPVDDVVITTDAPAEVAPVDEAPAEVAPAEVAPVEVAPVVAAPVVAAPVVAEPVIPAPVGQEPITTKVADVAAPVEAGAVPTEDSPVAE
- a CDS encoding family 20 glycosylhydrolase, which translates into the protein MVLPHPLPLVPAPVSATTREGRMPITATTRVHGSSPAAAQLIDAVERRTGIRLSTSDGSSGEIELLIDHGSSAPEGYTLEIGERAIIVGADEPGLFYGVQTLLQLLRQDDSGWALLGADVADSPRFPRRGVMLDVARHFFGVGDVKKFIDSTSSLKFNHLHLHLSDDQGWRVHIDAWPLLTERASATSVGGDPGGFYTKADYREIVAYAASRHMIVIPEIDLPGHTHAIGVAYPELVEAPVLNDNLIADSARLGQPLPVAGETYLGWGVGHSSVRIHEERTYDFVRDVVQELAEMTPGAYIHIGGDESLGTPQADFDLFAERATAIVVEAGKIPMAWHEMGSATNIAEGTVGQYWGKTTPEGTHAEEAAHFVERGGALIMSAADVTYLDMKYTEDFPLGLTWAGIIDVRSAYEWEPTAVLDVPDAAILGVEAPLWSETTRTLGEVEQLVFPRAAAQAEVAWSPREAPERVWESFRVRVGALAPLWKAEGIDFHPADEIPWSAR
- the nagA gene encoding N-acetylglucosamine-6-phosphate deacetylase, which encodes MITHSSATGSLVIHSARIVDGGDIVEDGWVRIQDGVVTGRGTGSEWTAADEVVDAVALAGPGALLTPGFVDIHGHGGAGAAFDDGVEAIRTGREMHRAHGTTRAVISLVTAPLESLARSVALIADLTETDADILGSHLEGPFLDPGHHGAHEPSLLRHPTAADVALLLDAGRGTVRQITIAPELPGGLDAIRQIVAAGSAAAVGHTDADATMAVAAFEAGASILTHAFNAMPGIHHRAPGPVLAAAADHRVVLEAIADNVHLDPHVVKLVFDSAPARVALITDAMAAAGSADGHYDLGAVSVTVENGVARADDTGSIAGSTLTQDVALQRAVQAGVALPEAVRALTQTPARAIGRDASLGSLTTGMLGDAVLLDADLRVARVWSGPRLLV
- the glyA gene encoding serine hydroxymethyltransferase translates to MTDRYFNAPLSEVDPEIAEVLDRELTRQQTFLEMIASENFVPVSILQSQGSVLTNKYAEGYPGRRYYGGCEEVDVAESLAIERAKSLFGAEFANVQPHSGASANAAVLHAIARPGDTLLGLSLDQGGHLTHGMKINFSGRLYDIVAYGVDPETSTIDMAEVRRLAIEHKPKVIIAGWSAYPRTMDFAAFRAIADEVGALLWVDMAHFAGLVAAGLHPNPVPHAHVVSSTVHKTIGGPRSGFILTNDADLAKKINTAVFPGQQGGPLMHVIAAKATAFKLAATPEFKERQERVLRGAKLIAERLSQQDVKDAGIAVRSGGTDVHLVLVDLRDAEIDGKQAEDLLHDIHITVNRNAVPNDPRPPMVTSGLRIGTPALATRGFGDTEFTEVADIIALALLPGADVESLRARVDALAAAFPLYPDLQQ